One window of the Rhodococcus sovatensis genome contains the following:
- a CDS encoding 16S rRNA (uracil(1498)-N(3))-methyltransferase codes for MAATVFYLTPLPGVGGTAVLDGKEGHHAATVRRIRVGERILLSDGAGGLADTVVTAVERDRLEMAVTSRSEAARPTPTIGLIQALPKAERSELSVELATEAGIDSIVPWQSARCVARWEGAKAVKGVTRWRAVAAAASKQSRRPFVPDVLDLHDTAGVVELVRSVVDRGGLVAVLHEAATAEFSSLPFRDVSEALLVVGPEGGIDDKEIARLTDAGATAVMLGPTVLRTSTAAAVALGAIGAITDRWAQAPLDFGSSE; via the coding sequence ATGGCGGCAACCGTCTTCTATCTGACCCCGTTGCCCGGCGTCGGCGGCACAGCCGTACTCGACGGCAAGGAGGGCCATCACGCTGCCACAGTGCGCCGGATACGCGTCGGTGAGCGCATTCTGTTGTCGGACGGCGCAGGTGGACTTGCGGATACGGTCGTGACAGCGGTCGAGCGTGATCGTCTGGAAATGGCGGTGACGTCTCGATCCGAAGCTGCCCGCCCTACCCCGACCATCGGGCTGATCCAGGCGCTGCCCAAGGCGGAACGCTCGGAACTGTCGGTCGAACTTGCCACCGAAGCCGGCATCGACTCGATCGTTCCGTGGCAGTCCGCGCGGTGTGTAGCCCGGTGGGAGGGCGCGAAAGCCGTCAAGGGTGTGACCCGGTGGCGAGCCGTCGCGGCGGCGGCGTCGAAGCAGTCTCGACGCCCCTTCGTGCCGGACGTGCTCGACCTGCACGACACCGCAGGGGTAGTCGAGCTCGTCCGGTCGGTCGTCGATCGGGGTGGCCTCGTCGCAGTGCTGCACGAAGCCGCCACGGCTGAGTTCTCCTCGCTGCCGTTCCGCGATGTGTCGGAGGCGTTGCTCGTCGTCGGGCCCGAAGGTGGGATCGATGACAAAGAAATCGCCAGGCTGACCGATGCCGGCGCGACGGCAGTGATGTTGGGTCCCACCGTGTTACGCACATCGACGGCAGCAGCTGTCGCGCTCGGAGCGATCGGTGCGATCACGGACCGCTGGGCGCAGGCACCGCTCGATTTCGGATCGTCCGAGTGA
- a CDS encoding alpha/beta hydrolase family protein, whose translation MNRIRIAYGEHSEQFGHLYLPETAASEPVPVVVVIHGGFWSGRYALNLGTQYAIEFARAGFAAWNIEYRRVGAGGTWPQVSSDVSDAVDAIDGVVQENSPLRLDRGDVRIVGHSAGGQLAVWLAGRENPEIRPSRVVSQAGVLDLTVGPSNRSVNPAVTALLGVSYDEAPELYRSASPLHRLPTGIPVHCIHGAADAQVAVSHSERYVGEAVDAGDDARLSVVDGEDHFAFLQPGSECWKQTLAAVLD comes from the coding sequence GTGAACCGAATCCGAATTGCCTACGGCGAGCACTCCGAGCAGTTCGGGCATCTGTATCTACCGGAAACTGCTGCGTCGGAGCCTGTTCCCGTCGTCGTTGTCATCCACGGTGGATTCTGGAGTGGTCGATACGCGCTCAACCTCGGAACTCAGTACGCGATCGAGTTCGCCCGGGCCGGGTTCGCCGCATGGAACATCGAATACCGGCGAGTCGGTGCCGGCGGAACCTGGCCGCAGGTCAGCAGCGACGTGTCCGACGCTGTGGACGCCATCGATGGTGTCGTGCAAGAGAATTCGCCGCTCCGTCTCGATCGCGGCGACGTCCGGATCGTCGGACATTCGGCAGGCGGTCAACTCGCGGTTTGGCTGGCAGGACGGGAAAACCCCGAAATAAGGCCGTCGAGGGTGGTGTCCCAGGCGGGAGTTCTCGATCTGACCGTCGGGCCGTCGAACCGATCGGTGAATCCGGCAGTGACGGCACTCCTGGGCGTGAGCTACGACGAAGCGCCGGAACTCTATCGCTCCGCGTCGCCGCTGCATCGGCTGCCGACAGGCATTCCGGTGCATTGCATTCACGGTGCGGCCGATGCGCAGGTCGCGGTATCGCACAGCGAGCGGTATGTCGGGGAGGCAGTCGACGCCGGTGACGACGCTCGACTGTCGGTCGTGGACGGCGAGGACCACTTTGCGTTCCTGCAGCCGGGGAGCGAGTGCTGGAAGCAGACGCTCGCCGCGGTGCTGGACTAA
- a CDS encoding PhoH family protein, protein MELAPEAVLPLLGASDENLRTLEQMLSADIHVRGNAVTLSGKVADVALAERVISELAAVVKRAQPLSPDAVRRTVAMLTEGVSESPADVLSLDILSRRGKTIRPKTLNQKRYVDAIDANTIVFGIGPAGTGKTYLAMAKAVQALQAKQVSRIILTRPAVEAGERLGFLPGTLHEKIDPYLRPLHDALHDMMDVESIPKLMQAGVIEVAPLAYMRGRTLNDAFIILDEAQNTTAEQMKMFLTRLGFGAKIVVTGDVTQVDLPGGARSGLRAATEILTDVDDIHFAHLTSSDVVRHQLVSEIVDAYERFESTRGGDSPIVNRAARRSGGPRSARR, encoded by the coding sequence ATGGAATTGGCCCCCGAAGCGGTTCTGCCGCTGCTCGGAGCGTCGGACGAGAACCTGCGGACTCTGGAGCAGATGTTGAGCGCGGACATCCACGTTCGGGGAAACGCAGTGACTCTGTCCGGCAAGGTCGCCGATGTCGCCTTGGCGGAGCGCGTGATTTCCGAGCTGGCCGCTGTCGTGAAGCGTGCGCAGCCGTTGTCCCCCGATGCCGTTCGGCGGACCGTCGCGATGCTGACCGAGGGTGTCTCCGAATCGCCCGCAGATGTGCTGAGCCTGGACATTCTGTCGCGTCGCGGTAAGACTATTCGGCCGAAGACTCTCAACCAGAAGCGCTACGTCGATGCCATCGACGCCAACACTATCGTGTTCGGAATCGGCCCCGCCGGTACCGGCAAGACCTACCTTGCGATGGCGAAGGCAGTGCAGGCTTTGCAGGCCAAGCAGGTCAGCCGCATCATCTTGACCAGACCGGCCGTCGAAGCCGGGGAGCGCCTCGGATTCCTTCCGGGGACCTTGCACGAGAAGATCGATCCGTACCTTCGACCGCTGCACGACGCACTGCACGACATGATGGACGTCGAGTCGATCCCCAAGCTCATGCAGGCGGGAGTCATCGAGGTCGCGCCCCTGGCCTACATGCGTGGTCGCACCCTCAACGATGCATTCATCATTCTCGACGAAGCGCAGAACACGACCGCCGAGCAGATGAAGATGTTTCTGACCCGGCTCGGTTTCGGCGCCAAGATCGTCGTGACCGGCGATGTCACTCAGGTCGACCTTCCCGGAGGTGCGCGTTCAGGACTGCGCGCCGCGACCGAAATTCTGACCGACGTCGACGATATTCATTTCGCACACTTGACCAGCAGCGACGTGGTCAGGCACCAGTTGGTCTCGGAGATCGTCGACGCCTACGAGCGGTTCGAGTCGACGCGTGGGGGAGACTCGCCGATCGTAAACCGTGCTGCGCGACGCTCGGGTGGGCCTCGGTCTGCTCGCCGATAG
- the ybeY gene encoding rRNA maturation RNase YbeY, whose product MSIEVSNESGMNVSESELVSVARFAIASMDVHPAAELSMVLVDSATMADLHMRWMDLPGPTDVMSFPMDELEPGGRPDAPEPGPSMLGDIVLCPSFAADQAAAAGHPLEHELALLTVHGVLHLLGYDHAEPDEEKEMFGLQNRILEEWYEDLRRAEEAELQAARDNRLLGKTGFARDDNL is encoded by the coding sequence ATGAGTATCGAGGTGTCCAACGAATCGGGGATGAATGTCTCCGAGTCGGAACTCGTGAGCGTGGCCCGATTCGCGATCGCGAGCATGGATGTCCATCCTGCTGCCGAACTGTCGATGGTGCTCGTCGACTCGGCCACCATGGCCGATCTGCACATGCGCTGGATGGACCTGCCAGGGCCGACGGACGTCATGTCGTTTCCGATGGACGAGCTCGAGCCGGGTGGTCGTCCCGACGCCCCGGAGCCCGGCCCGTCGATGCTCGGCGACATCGTGCTGTGCCCGTCGTTCGCGGCAGATCAGGCAGCTGCGGCAGGTCATCCGCTCGAGCACGAGCTGGCGCTGCTGACGGTTCATGGCGTGCTCCATCTCCTCGGCTACGACCATGCGGAGCCGGACGAGGAGAAGGAGATGTTCGGTCTGCAGAACCGCATCCTCGAGGAATGGTACGAGGATCTGCGTCGCGCCGAGGAAGCCGAACTGCAGGCCGCGCGTGACAACAGGTTGCTCGGCAAGACCGGATTCGCGCGGGACGACAACCTGTGA
- a CDS encoding hemolysin family protein has protein sequence MSSAPALVVSAVVLVPLAGLFAAIDSALNTVSRARIEDMVKDERPGAVGLLNVVADRPRYVNLTVLLRILCEIAATVLLAGGMMDLLSDNLALAVTAIVMVLVSYIAVGVGPRTLGRQHAYSIALSTAFALRALGWILGPVSRLLILIGNAITPGRGFRNGPFASEIELRELVDMARERGVVADDERRMIQSVFELGDTSAREVMVPRPEMVWIESDKSAGQATSLAVRSGHSRIPVIGENVDDIVGVVYLKDLVQQTYYSTDGGRGVRVDQVMRPAVFVPDSKALDSLLSEMQLDRNHMAILVDEYGGTAGLVTIEDVLEEIVGEIADEYDSDEVAPIEDLGDGRYRVTSRVPLEDVGELFGIDIESEDVDTVGGLLGYELGRVPLPGSRVESHGLILVGEGGSDQKGRVRVTTVLVERVPTPEDADDDEQDTQTQDVDAR, from the coding sequence GTGAGCAGTGCGCCCGCACTCGTCGTCTCTGCCGTGGTCCTGGTGCCCCTTGCCGGTCTGTTCGCGGCCATCGATTCGGCACTCAACACGGTTTCGCGTGCGCGCATCGAGGACATGGTCAAGGACGAACGACCAGGTGCCGTCGGACTGCTGAACGTCGTCGCGGATCGACCCCGATACGTGAATCTGACGGTGTTGCTCCGAATTCTGTGCGAGATCGCGGCGACGGTTCTGCTTGCCGGCGGCATGATGGATCTGCTGTCGGACAATCTTGCGCTCGCGGTCACCGCGATCGTGATGGTGCTGGTCAGCTACATCGCGGTGGGCGTCGGTCCGAGAACGCTCGGCAGACAGCACGCCTATTCCATCGCGCTGTCCACAGCGTTCGCGCTGCGCGCGCTCGGCTGGATTCTCGGACCGGTCAGCCGATTGCTCATTCTGATCGGCAACGCGATCACCCCGGGGCGCGGTTTCCGCAACGGCCCGTTCGCCTCCGAGATCGAGCTCCGTGAACTGGTGGACATGGCCCGTGAACGCGGGGTTGTCGCCGACGACGAGCGTCGAATGATCCAATCCGTCTTCGAACTCGGTGACACCTCGGCGCGTGAGGTGATGGTTCCCAGACCCGAGATGGTGTGGATCGAATCCGACAAGTCTGCCGGTCAAGCCACCTCACTCGCGGTCCGAAGTGGGCACTCGCGTATCCCGGTGATCGGGGAGAACGTGGACGACATCGTCGGTGTCGTCTATCTGAAAGACCTTGTCCAGCAGACGTATTACTCCACCGACGGCGGTCGAGGTGTCCGTGTCGATCAGGTGATGCGTCCAGCGGTGTTCGTACCGGACTCGAAGGCTCTCGACTCTCTGCTGTCCGAGATGCAGCTGGACCGAAATCACATGGCGATTCTCGTCGACGAATACGGTGGCACGGCAGGGTTGGTGACCATCGAAGACGTCCTCGAAGAGATCGTGGGAGAAATCGCCGACGAGTACGACTCGGACGAGGTAGCACCTATCGAGGACCTCGGCGACGGACGGTACCGTGTGACGTCCCGTGTTCCGTTGGAGGATGTCGGCGAGTTGTTCGGTATCGACATCGAATCCGAGGACGTCGACACGGTCGGCGGGCTGCTCGGCTACGAACTGGGTCGCGTACCGCTGCCCGGATCACGCGTCGAGTCGCACGGATTGATACTCGTCGGTGAAGGTGGGTCGGATCAGAAGGGCCGCGTGCGTGTCACGACGGTATTGGTGGAACGAGTGCCCACTCCGGAAGATGCCGACGACGACGAGCAGGACACACAGACACAGGACGTCGATGCGCGATAG
- the era gene encoding GTPase Era: MTDSSENTFRSGFVCFVGRPNTGKSTLTNALVGSKIAITSSRPQTTRHTIRGIVHRENAQLILVDTPGLHRPRTLLGQRLNDLVQDTYSEVDIIGLCIPADEKIGPGDRWILEQVRHIAPKTTLIGIITKIDKVKKERVVQQLMSLSKLLGENSHVIPVSAASGEQVEKLVELLASELPPGPAFYPDGELTDEPEEILMAELIREAALEGVRDELPHSLAVVIEEVTPREGHDNMLDVHAILYVERSSQKAIIIGKGGSRLKEVGTASRLQIEKLLGTRIYLDLHVKIAKDWQTDPKQMGKLGF, from the coding sequence ATGACTGATTCGAGCGAGAACACTTTTCGATCCGGATTCGTCTGCTTCGTCGGACGGCCGAACACCGGAAAGTCGACACTCACCAATGCACTCGTCGGCTCCAAGATCGCCATCACCTCGTCTCGCCCTCAAACGACGCGTCACACGATTCGCGGCATCGTCCACCGCGAGAACGCGCAGCTCATTCTCGTCGACACCCCCGGATTGCACCGTCCGCGAACGCTGCTGGGGCAGCGCCTCAACGACCTGGTGCAAGACACGTATTCCGAAGTCGACATCATCGGCCTCTGCATTCCGGCGGACGAGAAGATCGGGCCGGGCGACCGCTGGATTCTCGAGCAGGTGCGTCACATCGCACCCAAGACCACGTTGATCGGCATCATCACCAAGATCGACAAGGTCAAGAAGGAACGCGTCGTGCAGCAGCTCATGTCGCTGTCGAAGCTCCTGGGCGAGAACAGTCATGTCATCCCCGTGTCTGCGGCGTCGGGGGAGCAGGTGGAGAAGCTCGTCGAGTTGCTCGCGTCGGAACTTCCGCCGGGGCCGGCGTTCTACCCCGACGGCGAGCTCACCGACGAGCCCGAAGAGATCCTGATGGCCGAACTGATCCGCGAGGCCGCGCTCGAAGGCGTTCGCGACGAGCTTCCGCACTCGCTGGCCGTGGTGATCGAGGAAGTCACCCCGCGCGAGGGCCACGACAACATGCTCGACGTACACGCAATCCTCTACGTCGAACGTTCCAGCCAGAAGGCCATCATCATCGGCAAGGGTGGATCGAGGCTCAAGGAGGTAGGCACCGCATCGCGATTGCAGATCGAGAAGCTGCTGGGCACGCGCATCTACTTGGATCTGCACGTCAAGATCGCCAAGGACTGGCAGACGGACCCCAAGCAGATGGGCAAGCTGGGGTTCTGA
- the recO gene encoding DNA repair protein RecO has product MRLYRDNAVVLRQHKLGEADRIVTLLTRDNGIVRAVAKGVRRTKSKFGARLEPFAHVDVLLHPGRNLDIVTQVHTVNAFGGDIVTDYGCYTTGCAILETAERLAGEEHAPAKRLHQLTVGALRALGDRARPPELILDAFLLRAMGFSGWAPSLTECARCAAPGPHRAFHVAAGGSVCVHCRPPGSATPMTGVLDLMVALERGEWDYTQTTSTAVRSQASGLVAAHLQWHLERQLRTLPLIERTAPHQPEPGSAPVSAVGQDEDRDSATRTAYSA; this is encoded by the coding sequence GTGAGGCTATACCGGGACAACGCAGTCGTGCTGCGCCAGCACAAGCTGGGTGAAGCCGACCGTATTGTCACGCTCCTGACCCGAGACAACGGCATCGTCAGAGCCGTCGCCAAAGGGGTGCGCCGCACCAAATCCAAGTTCGGCGCCAGGCTCGAGCCCTTTGCCCACGTCGACGTTCTTCTCCATCCCGGACGCAACCTCGACATCGTCACGCAGGTCCATACCGTCAATGCATTCGGTGGTGACATCGTCACCGACTACGGCTGCTACACCACCGGATGCGCGATTCTCGAAACTGCGGAACGGTTGGCAGGAGAAGAACATGCGCCCGCCAAACGGCTGCATCAGCTGACCGTCGGGGCGTTGCGTGCTCTCGGTGACCGTGCACGCCCTCCGGAACTGATTCTCGACGCTTTCCTGCTCCGCGCGATGGGGTTCTCCGGGTGGGCGCCGTCGTTGACGGAGTGCGCTCGGTGTGCAGCGCCCGGACCGCATCGCGCATTCCACGTCGCTGCGGGCGGATCGGTCTGCGTGCACTGCAGACCACCGGGATCGGCGACGCCGATGACCGGCGTACTCGATCTGATGGTCGCTCTCGAACGTGGCGAATGGGACTACACACAGACCACATCCACCGCCGTGCGCAGTCAGGCCAGCGGACTGGTGGCTGCCCATCTGCAGTGGCATCTCGAACGACAGTTGCGTACGTTGCCGCTCATCGAGCGGACGGCGCCGCATCAGCCCGAGCCTGGTTCGGCCCCGGTTTCTGCCGTCGGGCAGGATGAAGACCGTGATTCTGCGACGCGAACCGCGTACTCAGCCTGA
- a CDS encoding isoprenyl transferase: MKTVILRREPRTQPDEVSAVRPPDPHPSGARPPILQPELIPRHVALVMDGNGRWAQDRGMPRTAGHERGEAVLMDTVCGCIDIGVKWLSAYAFSTENWKRSPDEVKFLMGFNRDVIRRRRDEMNEMGVRVRWAGRRPRLWRSVIKELEVAEELTKKNTVMTLTMCVNYGGRAEIADATKEIARLVAAGKLDPEKITEATVAKYLDEPDMPDVDLFLRPSGEQRTSNFLLWQSAYAEFVFQKKLFPDFDRRDLWEACVEFASRDRRFGGVKYE, from the coding sequence ATGAAGACCGTGATTCTGCGACGCGAACCGCGTACTCAGCCTGACGAGGTGTCGGCGGTACGTCCACCGGATCCACATCCGTCCGGCGCACGACCACCGATTCTCCAACCGGAGTTGATTCCACGCCACGTGGCCTTGGTCATGGATGGCAACGGTCGGTGGGCGCAGGACCGAGGGATGCCCAGAACGGCGGGTCACGAGCGCGGTGAAGCAGTACTCATGGACACGGTGTGCGGCTGCATCGACATCGGGGTGAAGTGGCTGTCGGCCTACGCGTTCTCCACCGAGAACTGGAAGCGCAGTCCCGACGAGGTCAAGTTCCTGATGGGATTCAATCGCGACGTCATCAGGCGCCGCCGGGACGAGATGAACGAGATGGGTGTCCGGGTGCGATGGGCCGGCCGCCGACCCCGCCTGTGGCGCAGCGTGATCAAGGAACTCGAAGTCGCCGAGGAGTTGACGAAGAAGAACACCGTCATGACCCTGACGATGTGCGTCAACTACGGTGGACGAGCCGAAATCGCGGACGCAACAAAGGAAATCGCTCGACTGGTTGCTGCAGGCAAGCTCGATCCGGAGAAGATCACCGAAGCGACCGTCGCCAAGTACCTCGACGAACCCGATATGCCGGACGTCGATCTTTTCCTACGTCCGTCGGGGGAGCAGCGGACGTCGAATTTTCTACTGTGGCAATCTGCCTACGCGGAGTTCGTATTTCAGAAGAAGCTTTTTCCGGACTTCGACCGCCGGGATCTGTGGGAAGCATGCGTCGAATTCGCCTCCAGAGATCGCAGATTCGGTGGAGTCAAATATGAGTGA
- a CDS encoding Fur family transcriptional regulator: MTDKTTTDTVHPRKPVAVGVRATKQRSAISDLLDNIDEFRSAQDLHDELRRRGEGIGLTTVYRTLQTLADAGTVDVLRIDTGESVYRRCSSGHHHHLVCRDCGYTVEVEGPTVETWSQGVAEDNGFTDVSHTIEIFGTCSECKAK, from the coding sequence GTGACCGACAAGACCACGACCGACACCGTCCACCCCCGCAAGCCGGTCGCAGTCGGAGTGCGCGCCACCAAGCAGCGCAGTGCCATCTCCGACCTACTGGACAACATCGACGAGTTCCGCTCGGCGCAGGATCTGCACGACGAACTGCGCCGTCGCGGCGAAGGTATCGGTCTCACCACCGTCTACCGCACGCTGCAGACACTCGCCGATGCCGGCACTGTCGACGTGCTGCGGATCGACACGGGAGAATCGGTCTACCGGCGCTGTTCGTCGGGCCACCATCACCATCTCGTCTGCCGGGACTGCGGTTACACCGTCGAGGTCGAAGGACCGACCGTCGAGACGTGGTCTCAGGGCGTCGCCGAGGACAACGGTTTCACCGACGTCAGTCACACCATAGAGATCTTCGGCACCTGCAGCGAGTGCAAAGCCAAGTAG
- a CDS encoding ArsR/SmtB family transcription factor: MIPGHAQIPGHAHDPFAATPAAPVPPKETLTAAGDILRALAAPVRIAIVLQLRESERCVHELVGALGVTQPLISQHLRVLKAAGVVQGERNGREVLYRLVDDHLAHIVVDAVAHAEEG; the protein is encoded by the coding sequence GTGATCCCCGGTCATGCACAGATCCCCGGTCATGCACACGATCCGTTCGCAGCCACCCCGGCCGCGCCGGTTCCGCCGAAAGAGACGCTGACCGCCGCAGGCGACATTCTGCGCGCACTCGCGGCCCCAGTGCGGATCGCAATCGTTCTGCAATTGCGCGAATCCGAGCGCTGCGTCCACGAACTGGTCGGTGCGCTCGGGGTCACCCAACCGTTGATCAGCCAGCACCTCCGCGTCCTCAAGGCCGCCGGAGTCGTCCAAGGCGAGCGCAACGGCCGTGAAGTTCTCTACCGACTCGTCGACGATCACCTCGCTCACATCGTCGTCGACGCGGTCGCACATGCTGAGGAAGGCTGA
- a CDS encoding glycine--tRNA ligase: MAPKSKVETVANLAKRRGLVYPCGEIYGGTKSAWDYGPLGVELKENIKKQWWRNMITTREDTVGLDSSVILPRQVWEASGHVETFSDPLVESLITHKRYRADHLLEAYEEKHGRPPENGLADIRDPETGDPGQWTEPRAFSGLLKTFLGPVDNEEGLHYLRPETAQGIFVNFANVLTTSRKKPPFGIGQIGKSFRNEITPGNFIFRTREFEQMEMEFFVKPGEDDEWHQYWIDYRMKWYTDLGIDPENLRLYEHAKEKLSHYSKRTVDIEYRFRFQGSEWGELEGVANRTDYDLSVHSKASGQDLSYYEQATDTRYTPYVIEPAAGLTRSLMAFLVDAYTEDEAPNAKGGVDKRVVLKLDRRLAPVKVAVLPLSRNADLTPKAKDLAQQLRQYWNVEFDDAGAIGRRYRRQDEIGTPFCITVDFDTLDDHAVTIRERDSMAQERVALDQVEGYLAQRLLGA; encoded by the coding sequence GTGGCACCCAAGTCCAAAGTCGAAACCGTCGCCAACCTCGCCAAGCGTCGAGGGCTCGTCTACCCCTGTGGCGAGATCTACGGCGGTACCAAGTCGGCCTGGGACTACGGCCCGCTGGGCGTCGAGCTCAAGGAGAACATCAAGAAGCAGTGGTGGCGCAACATGATCACCACGCGCGAAGATACCGTCGGGCTCGACTCCTCGGTCATCCTGCCGCGCCAGGTGTGGGAGGCGTCGGGTCACGTCGAAACCTTCAGCGACCCGCTCGTCGAGTCCCTCATCACGCACAAGCGCTACCGCGCCGATCATCTTCTCGAGGCCTACGAGGAGAAGCACGGGCGTCCACCCGAGAACGGTCTCGCCGACATCCGTGACCCCGAAACCGGTGATCCGGGCCAGTGGACCGAGCCGCGCGCATTCTCCGGCCTGCTCAAGACCTTCCTCGGACCGGTCGACAACGAAGAGGGCCTGCACTACCTGCGCCCCGAGACCGCGCAGGGCATCTTCGTCAACTTCGCGAACGTACTCACCACCTCACGCAAGAAGCCTCCGTTCGGCATCGGCCAGATCGGTAAGAGCTTCCGCAACGAGATCACGCCCGGAAACTTCATCTTCCGCACCCGTGAGTTCGAGCAGATGGAGATGGAATTCTTCGTCAAGCCCGGCGAGGACGACGAGTGGCATCAGTACTGGATCGACTACCGCATGAAGTGGTACACCGACCTCGGCATCGACCCCGAGAACCTGCGGCTGTACGAGCACGCCAAGGAAAAGCTGTCGCATTACTCCAAGCGGACCGTCGACATCGAGTACCGCTTCCGGTTCCAGGGCAGCGAATGGGGCGAGCTCGAAGGCGTCGCCAACCGCACCGACTACGACCTGTCGGTGCACTCCAAAGCCTCCGGCCAGGATCTGAGCTACTACGAGCAGGCCACCGACACGCGCTACACCCCGTACGTCATCGAACCGGCGGCTGGTCTGACGCGTTCGCTCATGGCCTTCCTCGTCGACGCGTACACCGAGGACGAGGCTCCAAACGCAAAGGGCGGCGTCGACAAGCGCGTCGTGCTCAAGCTCGACCGTCGCCTCGCTCCCGTCAAGGTCGCGGTCCTGCCGCTCTCCCGCAACGCCGATCTGACGCCGAAAGCCAAGGATCTCGCGCAGCAGCTGCGTCAGTACTGGAACGTCGAATTCGACGACGCCGGCGCAATCGGTCGCCGCTACCGTCGCCAGGACGAAATCGGAACCCCGTTCTGCATCACCGTCGACTTCGACACCCTCGACGACCATGCCGTCACAATCCGTGAGCGGGACAGCATGGCACAGGAGCGGGTCGCACTCGACCAGGTCGAGGGTTACCTCGCTCAGCGGTTGTTGGGGGCCTGA